One Planctomycetaceae bacterium genomic window, TTCGGCTCAGCGGATTTGTGATCGTTTCGCCTGAAGGCTCACGCCGGGATTCGGCCGACTTCCTGTTGCTGGACTGGTGCGACGGCGTGGTGCTGGAAAACTGCGTATTCATCAGCGAAGGACCGCCCGCGCCGGCACCGCGAGTTTCAATGTATGGTGAGTCCGGGACCGGCCGACCGATTTGTGTGCGGGAAAACATCGGGCACGTGTGCATTCGCATCGCTGCGGAATCCGCTGGCCCCGTCATTGTCGCGCGAAACGTTCTGGTGTCCGGAAGTCCGCTGCCGGAATCGATTTCCATTGGTAAGTCGGCGAAGTCCTTTCGGTCCGTTGTCATTACGCACAATGTGCTCCACGGCAGTACCGGCGTTCACATCCTGATGCAGCAGTTCGCCGAGACCGACATTCCCGTCAGAATTACGAATAATACCTTCACAATTCTCGGTACCCGTGCCGGCTTTGATCAGGGAATTCCAGGTCCCGACGTTGTCATCGCCGACAATCTATTCGGCTGGAACCTGTGGTTTGGAGCCCCTGACTTCGCCGTCCGCACCGCGGCTTTCAACGGCTGGACACGCACAAACAATCTTTACCTGTTCGGTCAGGACAACGTTGGGGCACCAATGAGTGATGGGGAAACCGAATTGCCCGCGAACGGCACTTCCGTGTTTCTTTCAACGGACTTGACCGACCGCAACTTCGCCCGCCTGCGAAACGACCTTGTGGCCGGTCCGGCGGACGGCCCGGCGTCAGTCAGTCTGATGGCGGCAGGAGCCGTGCCGCCAGGCCCTGCACCTGCTGAAGGCGACTGGCTCACGCGGCTGCTGGAGCGTCTCGAGTGATGTCACGAATTTCGGCGCGGTCCCGCAAGTACAAATCGGCGTCCGTCTGCCAGTGGCAAGCGACGCACGCCGGGCTGCAATTCTTCCACTGCGGATGCGTCGCACATATTTTCCGCAGGACCCCGATTTCGGGCCGAGGTGTTTTTCCGGATGCGACGGAAACGGTTCGGCATAATCACGGCGGACCGCATTCAGGGCCGCTTGCCTGTTCGCGGCTGGTCACGCTCCCGTTGACACAGACATCCTGCTGCACACGGACTTTTTGATGAATCCGCCGGGGCAAGAAATTTCCGAATCGACGTCGACCAGCCTTCTGTGTCGGGTTGCCCGCGGTGACCAGCAGGCCTGGAAGGAGTTTGTCGGCATCTACAGTGCACTGATCTATTCGAGGTGCCGGTCGCGAAACCTGTCGCCCGACGATTCCGCCGATGTACTTCAAAACGTGTTTATTCGAGTCCATCACTCGATTTCCCAGTTCCGTCGCGACAGGCCGGGGTACAGCTTTCGAAGATGGCTGAGAACCATCACACGAAACGCCATCGTCGATCTGCTGAGATTTCGTGCTCAGGATCCGGCACTTCTGGGGCCCAACACGCTTGCCGGCTGGTTCGGCCGCGAAGGCGACTTTCTGGATGACGAGGCCACATTTTCGGTCAGTGACGGCTCCACGGAACTTGTCGTTCGTCGGGCACTCGATGCGATCCGCGACGATTTCGAATTCACCACGTGGCAGGCGTTCTGGAGGACCGCAGTCGATGACCAGCCAGCGGTTCAGGTTGCCGAGGAACTGAATCTTAATCCCGGAACCGTTCGCCAGGCGAAATACAAGATTCTGCGCAGGTTGCGAGACGAACTGCAGGGGCTGTTTGACTGAAGCCTCGCGTGGACGCCAGTGCCACCGTGTCCGGATGCTCAATGCGGCCACGTGACGGCGATCAACCGTCTCGACGTCCGGTTCAGCATACCTGGGGCGCTGCCCCAGGCCGGAGGAACATCTGGCCCGTTGGGCCGCAATCGCAATGCGCTCCGCCCGAACGCAACGACCGCCTCCACATTCCGCAACGCCACATTCCGCAACGCCACGTGCCGGAACGCCATGCGATTCAGTCCCAACGGGACGTCCATTCTCCCAGCCTGGGACAACGTCCCAGGAAACGGCCCACAATCGCGATTCAGTCCCAACGGGACGGCCGTTCATCCAGCCTGGCACACCGTGCCAGGTACCGGCCCGCACACGCGACGGAGTCCCAACGGGACGGCAGTTCGTTCTGGGATTCCGAAACCACGCCATCACACCAGTCATCGCGGATCGTCACCCGATCGAAGGAATCGCAATCGCATTGCCGCGCAACCGCGCGGACGGGTCGCGCATAATTCCGACACCGAATGACGTGCGAACGCGATGCGTGTCATCGGTTCGAACGGCCGTCCCGTTGGGACTCTGGGCGTTCTCGGCCGCATACCTGGGGCGATGCCCCAGGCTGGAGGAACGGCTGGCCCGTTGGGCCGGAATCGCAATGCGCTCCGCCCGAACGCAACGACCGCGTCCACATTCCGCAACGCCACATTCCGCAACACCACGTGCCGGAATGCCGTGTAATTCAGTCCCAACGGGACGCCCATTCTCCCAGCCTGGGACAACGTCCCAGGAAACGATCCGCAAACGCGATTCAGTCCCAACGGGACGGCCGTTCATCCAGCCTGGCACAGCGTGCCAGGTACCGGCCCACACGCGACGGAGTCCCAACGGGGACGGCAGTTCGTTCTGGGATTCCGAAACCACGCCATCACACCAGTCATCGCGGATCGTCACCTGATCGAAGCTGAATCGCAAATCGCATTGCCGCAACCGCGGACGGACGCGCATAATTCCGACACCGAATGACGCGAACGCGATGGTGTCATCGGTTCGAACGGTCGTCCCGCTGGGACTCTGGGCGTTCTGCCGTACATACCTGGGGCGATGCCCCAGGCTGGAGGAACGGCTGGCTCGTTGCTGGAATCGCATGCGCTCTGCCCGAACGCAACGACCGCGTCCACATTCCGCAACGCCACATTCCGCAACACCACGTGCCGGAATGCCGTGTAATTCAGTCCCAACGGGACGCCCATTTCCCAGCCTGGGACAACGTCCCAGGAAACGATCCGCAAACGCGATTCAGTCCCAACGGGACGGTAAAGTTCGTTTTGGGATTCCGAAACCACGCCATCACACCAGTCATCGACTGGCACCCGATCGAAGGAATCGCACCGCATTGCTGCGCAACCGGCGCCGCGCGACATGGCTCCGACACCGAATGACGTACGAGCCCGGTGCGTGTCATTGCCTGAACGGTCGTCCCGTTGGGACTTTATGTTTGTGGGCCGCATACTCCTCAAGGCGATGCCCCAGGCTGGGCGAACGGTTGGCCCGTTGGGCCGGAAACGCATCGCGCTCGGCCGGAATTGCAACGACCGCGCCCAGATTCCGCAACGCCACGTTCCGCAACCTCATCGTGCCGGAATGCCGTGTGATTCAGTCCCAACGGGACGACATTTCCAGCCTGGGACAACGTCCCAGGAAACGGCCCACAAGTGATTCAGTCCCAACGGGACGATCGTTTGGTTTTCTTCGACACCACATGACGTGCGGGTGTGATGAATGTCATCGTTTTCGAACGGTCGTCCCGTTGGGACTTTTCATTTCGTGTGGCCGCATTCCTGGGGCGATGCCCCAGGCTGGAGGAACGGCTGGCCCGTTGGGCCGGAATCGCAACGACCGCGTCCAGGTTCCCAGCCAACATGCGATTCAGTCCCAACGGGACGCTCATTCGCCTAGCCTGGGACACCGTCCCAGGAAACGGGACGTAACGGCAAGAGTCCCAACGGGCCGCCCATTCTCCCAGCCTGGACAACGTCCCAGGAAACGATCCGCAAACGCGATTCAGTCCCAACGGACGGCTGTCGAATCAGCCCGCACAGCGTGCTGTAACGGGCTGCTGCCGTGCGACGGAGTCCCAACGGACGGTAGTTGTTTTTCCAACACGACATCGTGTGCGAACGCGATGCGTCAATGGTTTCGAACGGTCGTCCCGTTGGAGACCTTCTGTTTTGTGGACTGTGTTCCTGGGGCGATGCCCCAGGCTGGAGAAGCGGCTGGCCCGTTGGCCGGAATCGCATCGCGCTCGGCCCGAACGCATCGACCGCGTCCATTCCGCAACGCCACATGCCGGAATGCCGTGTAATTCAGTCCCAACGGACGCCCGTTCGTCCAGCCTGGCACAATGTCCCGAGAAAGAGAGCGGACCTGCTCAGATCCGAACCCGGCAGAATTTACCACTGCGCTGCCTGATCACTGTCGCTGCGCGATGCCAGCCCACGCCAGAGTTCGATATCGACGCTCTGGGGAACAGTCCGCGCCGAACCATCCAGCAGGATACGACAGTCCGGTCCTGTGCTGGCTTCGCGCACCAACGACTCATCATGGATGAGAAATTCAAACGGTAAGTTCGATCCTGCGGCGGGGCACCGATGCAGCGAGCAGTCCACCAGCCTGGAGTTGGGAGCCAGCACGTGGTTGCGGACGAATCGCTGAGCCCTTCGAACGCGAAATTCGCCGGCACGATTGGTGTAAAACGTCCCGATTCCCATTGGCTACCTGGCATGCGGTGACGGCATCATCAGCGGATCGCACATTCGTATCGAACCCGAGTGCAACAGCGTCGCCCAGCCAGATATCGCGGGCTGGGTCGTACGCCTGCCCTGCCCCTGCAAATTACCCGTTCACTCATCGCGGCGGTCATCGAAAGTCCATCTGTGATTTCAGCGAGTCGTGTTGGCGTGCCGATGTCAGCGAATGTGAATGTCCGGATCCTGCGTCACTGTCGGTCGGACTGTGTCGCTGTCCGTACGTGGCATTACGACCTGAACAGGTTCGGTAATTGATGCCAACTGCGACGTCATCACTTGGGCAGTGAAATACGGGAAGCCGCTGGTCGATTGCCACGTGATCGCCTTCAGAGACGATCGACTGATACAGCGGTGCCTGCTCAAGATATGGCAGAAGCTTGACCCGGAGCTGGCTCTCCGGAATGCGTAGCCAGGCATTCCTGGTAACGGTTCGTTGTCTGAGTGGAAGGTGCCCGTGCGTGTTTTCGTACTCGTGCAGTGCAAGGCCGAACTGCCGGAGGCGATTTAGCATTCAACCCGCCGTGATGCATCCGCGCGGACATGACTGCGGGAATCGTGATGGCGAATCAATACTCCGATGATCGCCATGACGACCGTGAGTTCGACCATAAACGCCGCGCGCTGCATTTGCAGGTTGCGACCTGTCGATCTTCCGGCACTCGCATCTGAAGCACCTGTCGGAAAAGTATCTGGAATGGCCAGCAGAAGCAGCCGATGAGACTCAGGAGTCAGTGGCTGCTCATGGTTGGTTTTGTCCGCCGCTGCTGTGTCAGCGACGATTCCTGTGACAACGAGCGACAACGTCTCAATGACTTCCATCCTCCAGCAGAACGTCAAGCTCCGCAGTCCGTCGGAATGGTCCGCTCGTGATTGGCCGTTTCTTTCAGTTCACTGCCACACCTTGTCACTCACAGCAGTCGTCGTTACCTCCATGTCTTCCACACGGCTCTGGGAATCGCGATTCTGATACGTACCTCGTCGATGTCCTGCCGCACGGATCGAATCAGAATCTTTATGATCACTGCCTGGGCGGATTCAACTCGGCCCAGATAAACACTCCTGGGACCAAAGTCACTGATTCAACCACATTCCAGCGGACTGGTACGCTAATTACCCCTTTCGGTTGTCGACAGGACAGGTCTATTGAACCGTGCCCTGAAATTCGTGATTATCAGTTACCAGCGTCACCGTTAGTCGTGAGGCCTTGCCATTGTCTTCGCGTTTGACACTCAGCACGCGATCAGGCCTGGCCGAAACGGCATCCACCAGTTCTGATGTTCGCACCGGTTTCGTTGTCGTTATCACTGGACGCAGTACCAGGCGGCACGGCACCGTGCCAAAGTCCAGGCTGGCCGGTTGAGCAGTGATTCCGGCTGACACCGCCAGTTACACCACCTACCGCAGAAGCTGCTCCACCGTCAAACACGATGGCCACAGAAATGCTGTCTGGCCTGGCACCTTGGGGTTCACGGTCACGTGAAAGTCTGCGTTTGTCCTGGTGCGAGTGCATTCAGCCGGGCCTGGAGTAACAAACAACTGCAGGACGTTGTTACGCTGGTAACTTTCAGCGGTTTGTCCGAGTGGTTTACGAGGCGAAAAGTGGCCTCCCGTGGAAGCGGAATCAATGTGGTTCCCAGATCGATCACTGACGGCTGAAGCTCCACCAGCCGCAGCACGCCCCGACGGTCGGCGGCACTTCAACTGACGACCGTACTATGGCCAGCCCTTCCGCTTCTGCGACGTGCGGCTCGTTGGCGGGACGCCGCAGCCGGAAACCAGCAGCGATGCCGACACCCGAACCTTGTGAAGGCACCGACGACGCTGCGAGCGTTTCCGAGCCAATGGTGCGTCACGGCGCGACCTCGTCTTAGCTTGTCTTCCGGCGATTCCTCGGGATCTTGCGCAATTCCGAGCGACGCAACAAGGATGAGACTCCTGTCCCGTATATCAGGCTCTTCATGCCCGTGTGTCGCCACCAAAGCCGATTTGTGATGGCTTCTCGGATTCCGTGTCACCTGCCGAGATCAACAGTCCGGTTCCATCCCATTCAGTCGCAATGCTGACACGGTTCACATCACTCAGCTTTGAGGATCAGCAATCGAGACCGTTGTCTCCGTCACGTCTGTGAACAGGACAAAGTGTCCCTGCTTCAAATGAGCGATAAACGCTGCGAATGGGGGCTTCCGCTCGACCAGTGAATCCAGAGTCGTCCTGACAGGTTGCGTGTTCATTCCAGCTGCACCTGCCGCGACTTCCAGCTCTTTGAGGCTGTTACCATCCGGACCAGGTCGAAGCATCTTGCGAAGCTCGTCCAGCTTGACTTCAGACGATGGGTCCTGGGACAGCACGGCCACGAAAAGACAGTTGACGCCACAACGGTGTGTCCTCTGTAACCTGGAGTCCGGTGAGGCACAACAGCATGATTCGGCAGCGAACATCCCCATCACGGTGCTCCCGACCTACTGTTCGCGAACCGCTGACGGGAGATTTTCGGCCAGTTCGCGGAAATCGGATTCCCTGCGTGTCTCCCTTCCTTCGCGGGCGGTATTCCTCGAATTCAATTTCATTGTTGCCATCCAGTCGCAAGGACGAAGGCACCTTCCGGAATCGGTCCGAACGTCTCTGCCACAGGCGTGCCGGGTACTTCTTCTTCAGCAATGGCTCGAACGAGTCATCTTGCACTCATAGACCACGAACGATCTTTTCCCCAGTCGCTTCGCGATGCGACCTACGACATTTCGCGGGATACCAGCGGCCGTCGCGGGCCTGCGTCCAATCCCATGTCGTATCTTCGCAATATAGTTCGTCCCTGCTCGGGCGTGCCACGCGCAGATGGTGGCAAAGGCACCTTTGTCGAGTGAGACCTCCAGAATGTCGCGAATGCCACTAAGAACTCATGTCAATCACAATCTGCGACCCATCCACTGTGACGGTCCGACGTATTGCCCCATGTTCCTCCACAACCAGCGAACGCAGGCATGCCAGGTAACGGCATGGTGTCGAATTTACCTGCATTTGCATCGAGGACGCCAGCATCACCATTGGCAGGGGCTTAATTCGTGTCAACTCCCATCCGGTCTTCGTCGTCTTCCCTGACAACATGGATATAGGTTCGCTTCTCTGGAGAGGCTGGATGATTCGCAAGCATCGCCCTTCGACACGAGGATCTGAACCTGTTCCTCATAAACTAATCGCCCGCCCTCGTGCGGAGATTCTCATGCCGGGCACCTTCAAAGCAGTAGCAGCGACATCCACTCAAGCTCCCCTTCGACTTCGACGAAGTCACTACTCGTCGTGATGTTCAAAGTGTAGAAAATGACATTTTCCTGGTTACTACGCGGCTACGTGCTGGTGATAGGCAGCACGAACGACATCCAGCATCAGATCATTGCCATCGTCAGCCGCGGCTGACGCCGACGCAGCGAATATAATCACGAGTATTCTACTTTGTCGCATGCAAGTACTTCCTGGCGGCTCATTCCCACCACGTGACGAATTTCGATAGCAGAGCGAATGGCTACCCGTCACCTTGACGGCAGCCATTCGCAGCACACCGCTCACTAGTCGACGCAGGCTTTGTTTCCAGCCTTCATGTTCTGGAACGGTGCGTTGGGATCGACCACACACATTGCCATTTCATTCCACTTGCAGGCTCGCCCCTGTGCAATGGGCTCTGATCCAACAACGTGCAGTCAAAGTGCTCAAAGAATAGATAAAAGCACCCATAGTACGTCCCCTGGATCAGCTCTTCCTCTCGACCGGGACCAACGCAACTGGGGTCACCCATGCACTTTTTCAGCGGACCGTAGCATGGACTCGCATGAGGCGGTGCGGTGCCTGTGTAGCACTTGTGGCGGATTTCACCGCCATACAGAGAGCTTGCTTCAGCATCGGTCAAAGTGCGCCCGACAACCAGACCCGTCGGAACATCAAACACGATTGCTGCCGCGATTAGAGATGCCAGTGTAAGCCAACGTCCAGACATCACCGTTCTCCTGCCAAAGGGTTCTTCTTCATCTCGATGGAAGTGTCGCTCCACCATGCAGCATGACTATAATCTGGGGGGCAAGTCCTGCCTCAGTTTTCTTGAAAATTACTGAATCGAGATCTGACTCATTTTGTCTCTGCTCGCAAAAGCCCGAAAAGGCCTTTTTCGTACGAGCGAGTAGATCACCATCAGGCCGATCCTATTAGGAACGCGAATCAGCCAACCAGTTCGTCCCACCGCTGGCGATTGGCCTTCATCGCGGCGACGATGTCTTGTGGAACGGCGCCGTCTTCCAGCAGGGTCCAGCCGGTGAATGAATCCGCGTCCGTCTGTTTCAGCAGCGGAAACAGTTCCGTCCACGGATACGCGTCGTTCGTCAGGTCGTGGATGTGAATTGTGCCCATGCGGTTTTTCAGCAGCTGGTAGTTGTGCTGCAGTCCTTCTCCCTTCAGATCAGCGGAGTTGCAGTTCCAGCACACGGCTACGGCTGGGTGATCGGCGAAATCCATGATCGTCTTCATGTGAGGAATCTCGCTGGTTCCCTGCCCGTGGACTTCCACACGAATCTGCTGGCCGTGTTCCGCAGCGAACTTCCCGACTACGTTCAACGAGCGACCGATCTGTTCCAGAGTCTTCTCGACCGGAACATCTTTCGGCAGGCCATTGGGCCGTACCTTGACTCCGGAACCACCGACCTCCTGCGACAGCAGAATGAACTGCTTCGTTTCCTCGATGTTCTTCTTCACGACGGCTGGATCGGGTGAGTGGTATTCGCAGGCGCTTCCGAGTCCCACCAGTTCGACGGCACTGTCTTCGAACTGCTTCCGCACCGCCTCTCGCTGTTTTGCGTCGAGCGTGATTTCTACCCCGTGTTTGTGAGTGCTGCGCAGTTCCACACCGGCGAAGCCTGTCTCTTCGCAGTTGCGGATGACCGTCGGCACGTCCCAGTCCTTCCCCCAGTTGTACGTCACCAGCCCGAGTTTCAGTTTTGTGGCTGTTCGCACGGCACCGAATGCGACGGGGGCAATGTTGCATGCCGTAGCCGCGATTCCAGCGGCCGACGATGCCAGGAAGAGGCGGCGGGATGTCGTCATGAGTAGACTCTTTCTTGTTGAGGGACCAGGCTGACTCAGTGGAAATGCATCGTATGCGATTCGCACTATCATGCCGACGAAGTTCGGACTTTTGCCAGTCACTCGGCAGCTGCGGTGTTCGCCTGAAACGAAATCGGGTTCGTTCGCGGCGGAGCCATTGTACAACTCGTTCGCAAAGTAAGGCGTTCGAACAATCCCTGATGAAGCGCACCTGATGAATTCGGCGATCGATCCAACTCTGCTGTCAGAGCTTCGCAGCCTCATCGACGGCTCGCCGCTGGCGTTCGACGATAACGCGCAGGAACTGACAGCCACCACGTCGAACGACCGCTGGAAGGTACTCGATGGCATCCCGCGTTTTTCCGCCGACGAACACCTGGAAAGTTTCGGCGACCAGTGGACGCGATACGACGTCGCGCACGACGACGAAGACCGCGCCACGTTTGTCGCAAAGACCGGTGTGCCGCTGAATGACCTGAACGGCCTGCGAGTACTCGACGCTGGCTGTGGCGGAGGACGCTATTCGAAGATTTGCGGCGAAGCGGGAGCCACCGTCATCGGCGCAGACCACACGCGCGCCGTCGATAAGGCGGCCATGTTGTGCCGTCACCTTCCCGGCGTGCGTTTCGTGCAGGCCGACCTGAAACGATTGCCGCTGGAACGTGCGTCATTCGACTTCGTCTTTTCGATCGGCGTGATGCACCACGACGCTGACACTCGCGCGGTGTTCGATGCTGTGTCCCGGTTCGTCAAACCCGGCGGGCGATATTCCGTCTGGCTGTACCGTCGCAACCAGTGGTGGCAGGAAGCGATCAACAGCGGCCTCCGCGCCGTGACAACTCGCGTGCCGACGGCGGTGCTTCGTCCGTTCTGTCATGTCGGCGGAATTCTCGGAGGCATCCCGCTCGTCAACCGCACGCTGAACAAGGTCGTCAACTTCAGTGCTCACCCAGATTACGAAAACCGCGTTTGCGATACGTTCGACTGGTGGGCCCCTGAATTTCAGCATCACCACACCGCAACGGAACTCATGAGCTGGTTCGAAGCGGCAGGCTTCACCGAGTTGCGAGTGCTGCCGCCCGAAAAATCCGGTCGCTTCTACGACTGGACCTACAACCACAACCTGCTCATCGGCAGCGGTGTCAACGTGACGGGACTGCGAATCGGCTGACAACGAACCAGATTACTTGACGTCTGCCACCGTACTCCCGCCGCTGCCTTTCGGAATGGCGATGAATGACGTGGCCACGCTGCCGTCCTGGGAATTCCAGACGCGGATTTCGCCGTCGTAGCTGCCTGTGGCGATCAGGTTGCGGGCTGCATTCCAAGCCAGCGTGTAGACCCAGTCTTTGTGGCCGGAGAAATCGCGAATACTTGCGCCGTCAGCCAGATTGTGTTCGCGAGCGTTGCGGTCTGCGCTGGCTGTCAACAGGTGGCCTTCCGGGGTGACGAAGACCTTGAAAATATCGCTGCCGAATCCCCCGATCTTCCGGACTTCCTTCGCGTCCGCGACCGTCCACACTCGGGCCTGACGGTCACTTCCGCCGCTGACCACGCTTGTGCCGTCCGGCAGGAACGCGGCTGAATAGACTGCGTCGCCGTGTCCGCTGAACGTGATGACTGACCGGCCGGACTCGACGTCAAACACCTTCGAAGTCTTATCGCGACTGGCCGTCACCAGCTGCCTTCCATCCGGAGACCAGTTCACGTCCATGACCCAGTCGGCGTGGTCTTCAATCTGGTGAATCGTTGCTCCCGTGGCGGCGTCGGCGACAGAGATCGTTCGATCCGCGCCGCCCGCGGCGATGCGTTTGCCGTCCGGACTAAAGCGCACCGCGTAGATCGCGTCCTTTGTGCGAACCAGCGTCTTCAGGTGAGAACCATCCGCGACGGAAAACAGCTTCACTTCACCGAGTTGTCCGGGTGTTCCGGCAGCGACCGCCAGTTGAGTGCCGTCATTGCTGAACTGCAGATCATAGACTCGTTCCGCAACATTCGTGATGCGCCGCACCAGCGAGCCATCGTCGGTTTTCCAAAGCAGGACTTCGTGGTAACCAGACGACGCCAGCAGCGAACCATCAGGGCTGAAGGCTGTGGCGGTGACGGGAATCGGAACCCGGTAGTTCGTGGGCGGCAGCGGCTGAGCGACTTCCGGCATGACTCGGAACAGCTCGGCCGTGGGCTCGATGCCTGCGTCCAGCGGTGCCCCGACGTCGATCCATTTCTTCAGCGTGGCGATTTCATCCGACGACAGCGGATCGGCGTCTTTCGGCATGAGTTCCGAACTGATCATGGTCCACAGCAGCGAATTCTCAGCGTCGTGTGGAGCAATCGATATTCCGGATTCACCGCCCTTGGCAAGTCCGGCGAACGAATCCATGTTCAGTCGCCCGCCCGCCGATCGAGTATTGTGACAGGCGACACATCGCTTCGCGAAGATCGGCGCGACGTCTTTGGAAAACGACACGAAGCGGCCGATGGGTTCCATTGCGGCCTCCGCTTCTCTGCGTCTGGCGACGTAAACGGCTTCATACTTCGCAACTTCCGCAGCCGCCTGCTTCAGTTCTTCGTCAAGTTCCTGTTGCTTCGCGGCGATCGCAGCCTGTTCTGCTTTCGATGACTCAATTCTCTGTTGCAGTGCTTTCTCGTGGCCCTGAAGGTCGGCGGTCGCCAGTTGCAGCGCGAAATGAGCGCGTCCGGCTTCCGCATATTTTTGCCGCAGTTCCTGTTCGGCGGCCGATGCATCAGCGACGGGTTTTCGTGATGCGTCAGCGACCGATTGAGCGGATTCAATTTGCTGCTGAGCCTGTGCAACCAACCGGGCCGCCTGCTGTTGGAGCGGCTTGATGCTGTCCAGCGTTGCCGCCAGTCCTGCGGTCGCTTCCTGAGGATTCTTACCGGTCAGCGACGCAGCTTCCTTCATGATCGCCAGTGACTGAGCCAGCGAATTGACCGACGCATCA contains:
- a CDS encoding sigma-70 family RNA polymerase sigma factor → MNPPGQEISESTSTSLLCRVARGDQQAWKEFVGIYSALIYSRCRSRNLSPDDSADVLQNVFIRVHHSISQFRRDRPGYSFRRWLRTITRNAIVDLLRFRAQDPALLGPNTLAGWFGREGDFLDDEATFSVSDGSTELVVRRALDAIRDDFEFTTWQAFWRTAVDDQPAVQVAEELNLNPGTVRQAKYKILRRLRDELQGLFD
- a CDS encoding cysteine peptidase family C39 domain-containing protein, coding for MGMFAAESCCCASPDSRLQRTHRCGVNCLFVAVLSQDPSSEVKLDELRKMLRPGPDGNSLKELEVAAGAAGMNTQPVRTTLDSLVERKPPFAAFIAHLKQGHFVLFTDVTETTVSIADPQS
- a CDS encoding TIM barrel protein, whose amino-acid sequence is MTTSRRLFLASSAAGIAATACNIAPVAFGAVRTATKLKLGLVTYNWGKDWDVPTVIRNCEETGFAGVELRSTHKHGVEITLDAKQREAVRKQFEDSAVELVGLGSACEYHSPDPAVVKKNIEETKQFILLSQEVGGSGVKVRPNGLPKDVPVEKTLEQIGRSLNVVGKFAAEHGQQIRVEVHGQGTSEIPHMKTIMDFADHPAVAVCWNCNSADLKGEGLQHNYQLLKNRMGTIHIHDLTNDAYPWTELFPLLKQTDADSFTGWTLLEDGAVPQDIVAAMKANRQRWDELVG
- a CDS encoding methyltransferase domain-containing protein → MNSAIDPTLLSELRSLIDGSPLAFDDNAQELTATTSNDRWKVLDGIPRFSADEHLESFGDQWTRYDVAHDDEDRATFVAKTGVPLNDLNGLRVLDAGCGGGRYSKICGEAGATVIGADHTRAVDKAAMLCRHLPGVRFVQADLKRLPLERASFDFVFSIGVMHHDADTRAVFDAVSRFVKPGGRYSVWLYRRNQWWQEAINSGLRAVTTRVPTAVLRPFCHVGGILGGIPLVNRTLNKVVNFSAHPDYENRVCDTFDWWAPEFQHHHTATELMSWFEAAGFTELRVLPPEKSGRFYDWTYNHNLLIGSGVNVTGLRIG
- a CDS encoding c-type cytochrome domain-containing protein gives rise to the protein MTSKARRQILLNIVALFFASVTSLSARADEPGAADALQQQLQSLQEKQRSARKQVELKQAAVSVAQERAAELQKELQTAQQRVEGEVAGLAEAEQLAASVAKDVERLTAELADHRRADELLKIAAAAADELNSVRQKQSEVESRRAALQATQFEQQQIEIRSNGELKIAQDQLPAKTKELTAAREALDAAAQALETAHAATLAANRDLDTKIEAVSVERQRLNQAQQTATQIDASVNSLAQSLAIMKEAASLTGKNPQEATAGLAATLDSIKPLQQQAARLVAQAQQQIESAQSVADASRKPVADASAAEQELRQKYAEAGRAHFALQLATADLQGHEKALQQRIESSKAEQAAIAAKQQELDEELKQAAAEVAKYEAVYVARRREAEAAMEPIGRFVSFSKDVAPIFAKRCVACHNTRSAGGRLNMDSFAGLAKGGESGISIAPHDAENSLLWTMISSELMPKDADPLSSDEIATLKKWIDVGAPLDAGIEPTAELFRVMPEVAQPLPPTNYRVPIPVTATAFSPDGSLLASSGYHEVLLWKTDDGSLVRRITNVAERVYDLQFSNDGTQLAVAAGTPGQLGEVKLFSVADGSHLKTLVRTKDAIYAVRFSPDGKRIAAGGADRTISVADAATGATIHQIEDHADWVMDVNWSPDGRQLVTASRDKTSKVFDVESGRSVITFSGHGDAVYSAAFLPDGTSVVSGGSDRQARVWTVADAKEVRKIGGFGSDIFKVFVTPEGHLLTASADRNAREHNLADGASIRDFSGHKDWVYTLAWNAARNLIATGSYDGEIRVWNSQDGSVATSFIAIPKGSGGSTVADVK